The Geomonas ferrireducens genome includes a window with the following:
- a CDS encoding glycosyltransferase family 9 protein produces MQPTLLKKIDSIAGPLLSHLLPRRRRPGTTSAPQSALVIRPGGIGDAILLIPVLRALKSAYPACRIEILAETRNAAAFEFCPGLDAVHRYDAPGELSSVLRNRYDLVIDTEQWYRLSALVSRAVRAGRSIGFATNERKRLFTDAVPYALDEYEPYSFFRLLAPLGIEAPSELPVPFLTLSPEAVEGAQRLLAYIGERPFVAIFPGASVPRKEWGIGRFRQVASSAVLAGYAVVLLGGEGEAEACEMIARSTGALDLAGKGSLAESAAVIGKAKALLSGDSGLLHIAAGLGTPTVSLFGPSDPAKWAPKGERHRVFASTLSCAPCSRWGTIPPCSHEGSCVDADPSEVSRALIRLLDEACAGTPSLQ; encoded by the coding sequence TTGCAACCGACCCTCTTGAAAAAAATCGACTCCATCGCCGGTCCCCTGCTGTCCCATCTCTTGCCGCGTCGCCGCCGCCCCGGCACCACCAGCGCGCCGCAAAGCGCCCTCGTCATACGCCCCGGTGGGATCGGTGACGCCATACTCCTCATCCCCGTGCTGCGCGCGCTTAAGTCCGCTTACCCCGCCTGCCGCATCGAGATCCTCGCCGAGACCAGAAACGCCGCGGCTTTCGAGTTCTGCCCCGGGCTCGATGCCGTGCACCGCTACGACGCCCCCGGAGAGCTTTCCAGCGTCCTGCGCAACCGCTACGACCTCGTCATCGACACCGAGCAGTGGTACCGCCTCTCGGCGCTCGTCTCCCGTGCGGTGCGTGCCGGCCGTTCCATCGGTTTCGCCACCAACGAGAGAAAGAGGCTCTTCACCGACGCCGTCCCCTACGCCCTCGACGAGTACGAGCCGTATTCCTTCTTCCGCCTGCTGGCCCCTCTCGGCATCGAGGCGCCGTCCGAACTCCCCGTTCCCTTCCTGACCCTCTCACCGGAGGCGGTGGAGGGGGCTCAGCGCCTTTTGGCCTATATCGGCGAGCGCCCATTCGTCGCTATCTTTCCCGGAGCGAGTGTTCCGCGCAAGGAATGGGGCATCGGCCGGTTCCGTCAGGTTGCCTCCTCAGCCGTGCTGGCCGGATACGCGGTCGTCCTTCTGGGCGGGGAAGGGGAAGCTGAGGCGTGCGAGATGATTGCCCGGTCCACAGGTGCGCTTGACCTTGCGGGGAAGGGGAGCCTCGCCGAAAGTGCTGCCGTGATCGGCAAAGCAAAGGCGCTTCTCTCCGGCGACTCCGGCCTTCTGCATATCGCAGCCGGTCTCGGTACGCCAACCGTTTCGCTCTTCGGGCCGAGCGATCCCGCCAAATGGGCCCCCAAGGGGGAGCGCCACCGCGTTTTCGCCTCGACCCTTTCCTGTGCTCCATGCTCTAGGTGGGGGACCATCCCCCCCTGTTCACATGAGGGGAGTTGCGTCGATGCCGATCCATCAGAGGTCTCAAGGGCGCTGATTCGGCTGCTTGACGAAGCATGTGCGGGGACGCCGTCTCTCCAATGA
- a CDS encoding sigma-54-dependent transcriptional regulator, with the protein MSDSLTQVLIIDDERDVCTFFKRLLARRGYEVVTAANEPEAMAALESGRFNVALVDLKLPDTDGITLLEIIKSRQPDCEVIIMTGYSTVKTAVTAMQLGAYEYLEKPFDDIDMIEQLVARAAGAGAVHRRGEASVDEWSEVAQGVGFRVGSAPSMKRMVSLAYKVAGKDISVLIQGKTGTGKEVLARFIHAASARAGQPFIPVNCGALPENLLESELFGHEKGAFTGANQTRRGIFELANNGTLLLDEIGDATPQIQVKLLRVLETGEFMRVGGERPIKTDVRVIAATNVDLEQAIREKTFREDLFYRLNVVRLEIPSLSARSEDIPLLAEHFVQQLNRELRLAPGTVRLLQGYSWPGNIRELANVMRRAVVICNGDTILPEHLGGTFLAGPSAARRTETAVTAAAQTSAAPGAELVEQCGSFEALERMGAEELNRMLSSLRQAQSNLLAVMRRKKIVPPMHALKDSEAETIKEALSQYDGNITEAAKALGIARNTLYRKMKELELPGR; encoded by the coding sequence GTGAGTGATTCTTTAACGCAGGTTTTGATCATAGACGACGAGAGGGATGTCTGTACCTTCTTCAAGCGCCTCCTGGCGCGCAGGGGGTACGAGGTGGTGACCGCGGCTAACGAGCCTGAGGCGATGGCCGCACTGGAGTCGGGGCGCTTCAACGTGGCCCTGGTCGATCTCAAGCTCCCCGACACCGACGGCATCACGCTTTTGGAGATCATCAAGTCGCGTCAGCCTGACTGCGAAGTGATCATCATGACCGGCTACTCGACGGTGAAAACCGCGGTCACCGCCATGCAGCTTGGCGCCTACGAATACCTAGAGAAGCCCTTCGACGACATCGACATGATCGAGCAGCTGGTCGCCAGGGCCGCCGGAGCGGGCGCCGTGCACAGAAGGGGGGAAGCTTCCGTAGACGAATGGTCCGAGGTCGCGCAGGGGGTAGGCTTCCGGGTCGGCAGCGCGCCCTCGATGAAGCGGATGGTTTCACTCGCGTACAAGGTTGCCGGCAAGGACATCTCCGTCTTGATCCAGGGGAAGACCGGCACCGGCAAGGAGGTGCTCGCCCGCTTCATCCATGCCGCCTCCGCGCGCGCCGGTCAGCCCTTCATCCCGGTGAACTGCGGCGCCCTTCCTGAGAACCTGCTGGAAAGCGAGCTCTTCGGGCATGAGAAGGGGGCCTTCACCGGCGCGAACCAGACCAGGCGCGGCATCTTCGAGCTCGCCAACAACGGGACCCTCCTTCTGGACGAGATCGGTGACGCGACGCCGCAGATCCAGGTTAAGCTCTTGCGCGTGCTGGAGACCGGCGAATTCATGCGGGTAGGGGGGGAGCGCCCGATCAAGACCGACGTGCGCGTCATAGCGGCGACCAACGTCGACCTCGAGCAGGCGATCCGCGAGAAGACCTTCCGCGAGGACCTCTTTTACCGGCTGAACGTCGTGCGCCTCGAGATCCCGTCGCTTAGTGCACGCAGCGAAGACATCCCGCTTTTGGCCGAACACTTCGTGCAGCAATTGAACCGCGAACTGCGTCTCGCCCCCGGCACCGTGCGACTTTTGCAGGGGTACTCCTGGCCAGGAAACATAAGGGAGTTAGCCAACGTGATGCGTCGTGCCGTCGTCATCTGTAACGGCGACACCATCCTGCCCGAACACCTAGGGGGGACTTTTCTGGCCGGTCCGTCCGCCGCGCGACGTACCGAAACCGCCGTCACCGCGGCAGCTCAGACCTCAGCGGCACCCGGGGCAGAACTGGTCGAGCAGTGCGGGAGCTTTGAAGCGCTCGAGCGGATGGGAGCCGAAGAGCTGAACCGGATGCTCAGCTCGCTGCGCCAGGCCCAGTCCAACCTGCTGGCGGTCATGCGCAGGAAGAAGATCGTTCCTCCCATGCACGCCCTGAAGGATTCCGAAGCCGAAACCATCAAGGAGGCGCTTTCCCAGTATGACGGCAACATCACCGAAGCCGCCAAGGCGCTCGGCATCGCCAGGAACACCCTCTACCGGAAGATGAAGGAGCTTGAGCTGCCGGGGCGCTGA